From Triticum aestivum cultivar Chinese Spring chromosome 4A, IWGSC CS RefSeq v2.1, whole genome shotgun sequence, a single genomic window includes:
- the LOC123082304 gene encoding uncharacterized protein translates to MAATLKLTVAFLLLVSALVAFGDAKKAPCAVVCVQGGHITCDNYPGQKLDGCDCQCAPKDGKGCVLHLNSGSTNQCTTPPEY, encoded by the exons ATGGCTGCCACATTGAAGCTCACagtcgccttcctcctcctcgtctccg CGCTGGTGGCGTTCGGCGACGCCAAGAAGGCGCCGTGCGCCGTGGTGTGCGTGCAGGGAGGGCACATCACCTGCGACAACTACCCCGGGCAGAAGCTCGACGGGTGCGACTGCCAGTGCGCGCCCAAGGACGGCAAGGGCTGCGTGCTCCACCTCAACAGCGGCTCCACCAACCAGTGCACCACCCCGCCGGAGTACTGA